The proteins below are encoded in one region of Oncorhynchus tshawytscha isolate Ot180627B linkage group LG04, Otsh_v2.0, whole genome shotgun sequence:
- the LOC112235731 gene encoding secretory carrier-associated membrane protein 5-like isoform X1 yields the protein MAAENNFPPIPGFIPLQPCFYQDFDEEIPEQHRTMCKRLYHLWILHAITLAVNLVGCFVWMLGGGGVTNFGMAIIWLILFTPCSYVCWFRPIYKAFKTDSSFNFMAFFFVFMAQVGISIIQCIGIPGWGNCGWLATISFFSYNLWIALLMLIPTLFFTATATLSFIALTKVHNFYRGSGGSIGKAQEEWTTGAWKNPHVQQAAQQAAMGAATGAMMPDQQYSSNTPQYNDNQM from the exons ATGGCTG CAGAGAATAACTTCCCTCCAATACCGGGGTTCATCCCCCTGCAGCCGTGTTTCTACCAGGACTTTGACGAGGAGATCCCTGAACAGCATCGCACCATGTGCAAGAGACTCTACCACCTGTGGATCT TGCATGCAATCACCCTGGCTGTGAATCTGGTGGGCTGCTTTGTGTGGATGCTGGGTGGAGGGGGCGTGACAAATTTTGGCATGGCCATCATATGGTTGATTCTCTTCACCCCCTGCTCCTATGTGTGTTGGTTCAGGCCCATCTACAAGGCCTTCAA GACTGACAGCTCGTTCAACTTCATGGCATTCTTCTTTGTGTTCATGGCCCAGGTGGGCATCAGTATTATCCAGTGCATAGGGATCCCAGGCTGGGGAAACTG cGGCTGGCTGGCCACCATCTCTTTCTTCAGCTACAACCTTTGGATCGCCTTGCTGATGCTCATCCCCACCCTCTTTTTCACTGCCACGGCAACGCTGTCCTTCATCGCCCTCACCAAG gtcCATAACTTCTACCGTGGCAGCGGGGGAAGCATAGGCAAGGCTCAGGAGGAGTGGACTACAGGGGCCTGGAAGAACCCCCACGTCCAGCAGGCAGCGCAGCAGGCAGCTATGGGAGCCGCCACGGGGGCCATGATGCCGGATCAGCAGTACTCCAGCAACACCCCACAGTACAATGACAACCAGATGTAG
- the LOC112235731 gene encoding secretory carrier-associated membrane protein 5-like isoform X2 — protein MAENNFPPIPGFIPLQPCFYQDFDEEIPEQHRTMCKRLYHLWILHAITLAVNLVGCFVWMLGGGGVTNFGMAIIWLILFTPCSYVCWFRPIYKAFKTDSSFNFMAFFFVFMAQVGISIIQCIGIPGWGNCGWLATISFFSYNLWIALLMLIPTLFFTATATLSFIALTKVHNFYRGSGGSIGKAQEEWTTGAWKNPHVQQAAQQAAMGAATGAMMPDQQYSSNTPQYNDNQM, from the exons ATGGCTG AGAATAACTTCCCTCCAATACCGGGGTTCATCCCCCTGCAGCCGTGTTTCTACCAGGACTTTGACGAGGAGATCCCTGAACAGCATCGCACCATGTGCAAGAGACTCTACCACCTGTGGATCT TGCATGCAATCACCCTGGCTGTGAATCTGGTGGGCTGCTTTGTGTGGATGCTGGGTGGAGGGGGCGTGACAAATTTTGGCATGGCCATCATATGGTTGATTCTCTTCACCCCCTGCTCCTATGTGTGTTGGTTCAGGCCCATCTACAAGGCCTTCAA GACTGACAGCTCGTTCAACTTCATGGCATTCTTCTTTGTGTTCATGGCCCAGGTGGGCATCAGTATTATCCAGTGCATAGGGATCCCAGGCTGGGGAAACTG cGGCTGGCTGGCCACCATCTCTTTCTTCAGCTACAACCTTTGGATCGCCTTGCTGATGCTCATCCCCACCCTCTTTTTCACTGCCACGGCAACGCTGTCCTTCATCGCCCTCACCAAG gtcCATAACTTCTACCGTGGCAGCGGGGGAAGCATAGGCAAGGCTCAGGAGGAGTGGACTACAGGGGCCTGGAAGAACCCCCACGTCCAGCAGGCAGCGCAGCAGGCAGCTATGGGAGCCGCCACGGGGGCCATGATGCCGGATCAGCAGTACTCCAGCAACACCCCACAGTACAATGACAACCAGATGTAG